A stretch of the Halorussus salinus genome encodes the following:
- a CDS encoding DUF7385 family protein translates to MNESDLDELISSLTPYESADSVKTYRNTVSISCPACEEPFDDLVVCSGEYDSLELSKVLDLCVTTVDDDVLLFTHQH, encoded by the coding sequence ATGAACGAGAGCGACCTCGACGAGCTGATTTCGTCACTGACCCCGTACGAATCGGCAGACAGCGTGAAGACCTACCGCAACACCGTCAGCATCTCGTGCCCGGCTTGCGAGGAGCCCTTCGACGATTTGGTGGTCTGTTCGGGTGAGTACGACAGCCTCGAACTGAGCAAGGTCCTCGACCTCTGCGTGACGACCGTGGACGACGACGTACTCCTCTTTACGCATCAGCACTGA
- a CDS encoding ABC transporter ATP-binding protein, producing the protein MSVIETSDLTKRFGDVTAVDGLTFEVEEGEVFGFLGPNGAGKSTAINVLLGYMSPTAGSATILGHDAETESRALRARTGVLPENVEVYDRLTGREHVASAIRIKDAADDPERLLSRVGLDPEAWDRRAGGYSTGMAQRTALATALAGDPDLLVLDEPQSGLDPNGMQEIRDIVLEEAADGTTVFFSSHILPEVEAVSDRVGVMRAGEMAAVDDIDTLRRQWTDETVVRATVADPPIRPETVTDLDGVEEVQVDGDRVTVSCRTPRAKGRTVAALERTGGVADFEVEEGSLEDTFTALTGGADAGEGAAATRSDDPEVSA; encoded by the coding sequence ATGTCGGTAATAGAGACGAGCGACCTGACGAAACGCTTCGGCGACGTAACTGCCGTCGATGGACTGACCTTCGAGGTCGAGGAGGGCGAGGTGTTCGGCTTCCTCGGTCCGAACGGCGCGGGGAAATCGACCGCCATCAACGTCCTGCTCGGGTACATGTCGCCCACCGCCGGGAGCGCCACTATCCTCGGTCACGACGCGGAGACCGAATCGCGCGCCCTTCGGGCACGGACCGGCGTTCTCCCGGAGAACGTCGAGGTCTACGACCGACTGACGGGGCGAGAACACGTCGCGTCCGCGATTCGCATCAAGGACGCCGCCGACGACCCCGAACGACTCCTCTCGCGGGTCGGTCTCGACCCCGAGGCGTGGGACCGTCGGGCGGGCGGCTACTCGACCGGGATGGCCCAACGGACGGCGCTGGCGACCGCCCTCGCCGGTGACCCGGACCTCCTCGTCTTGGACGAACCCCAGTCCGGTCTCGACCCCAACGGGATGCAGGAGATTCGGGACATCGTTCTCGAGGAGGCCGCCGACGGGACGACCGTCTTCTTCTCGTCGCACATCCTCCCGGAAGTCGAGGCCGTCAGCGACCGCGTGGGGGTGATGCGGGCCGGAGAGATGGCAGCAGTGGACGATATCGACACCCTCCGAAGGCAGTGGACGGACGAGACGGTCGTCCGAGCGACGGTCGCCGATCCACCGATTCGCCCCGAAACGGTGACGGACCTCGATGGCGTCGAGGAGGTGCAGGTCGATGGCGACCGGGTGACCGTCTCCTGCCGGACTCCTCGGGCGAAGGGACGGACGGTCGCGGCGCTCGAACGGACCGGCGGCGTCGCCGACTTCGAGGTCGAGGAGGGAAGCCTCGAAGACACGTTCACGGCGCTCACGGGCGGTGCGGACGCGGGCGAGGGGGCCGCGGCGACGCGAAGCGACGACCCGGAGGTGTCGGCGTGA
- a CDS encoding cold-shock protein, producing MAKGTVDFFNDTGGYGFIDTEDEDEDVFFHMEDVGGPDLEEGQEIEFDIEQADKGPRATNVQRL from the coding sequence ATGGCGAAAGGTACGGTTGATTTCTTCAACGACACGGGCGGTTACGGCTTTATCGACACTGAGGACGAGGACGAGGACGTTTTCTTCCACATGGAAGACGTTGGCGGCCCGGACCTCGAAGAGGGACAGGAAATCGAGTTCGACATCGAGCAGGCAGACAAGGGTCCGCGCGCGACCAACGTCCAGCGACTGTAA
- a CDS encoding ATP-grasp domain-containing protein, translating to MLDLAVAYREETFERMRDPLAERGIAVHHVPSDSRTIALSDPPWDPDEFDAGFVYPSRAMEGGVVDALLDVPWVNGREEVLTSRNKAGVIAQLERAGVPVPESVLVSNPADESDLLDAFERFDPPVVVKPNSTTRGVGVAKVGDADSYLGVTDYLDLVHDYRATGDKSFLVQEYLPDATDYRAMVVDGECVGGVERRIPDDADSDRWKHNVHRGAVATGVDLPRDLRALAEETAAALGIDYLGVDLLVTDERAVVNETNARPTIDAATKYDDGFYDLLGDLIRRTAERRKD from the coding sequence ATGCTGGACCTCGCGGTCGCCTACCGAGAGGAGACGTTCGAGCGCATGCGCGACCCCCTCGCCGAGCGGGGTATCGCCGTCCACCACGTCCCGTCGGACAGTCGGACCATCGCGCTGTCGGACCCGCCGTGGGACCCCGACGAGTTCGACGCCGGGTTCGTCTACCCCTCGCGGGCGATGGAGGGCGGCGTCGTGGACGCCCTGCTGGACGTGCCGTGGGTCAACGGCCGCGAGGAGGTCCTCACGTCGCGCAACAAGGCTGGCGTGATTGCGCAACTGGAACGCGCTGGCGTGCCCGTCCCCGAGAGCGTCCTCGTCTCGAACCCCGCCGACGAGTCCGACCTGCTCGACGCCTTCGAGCGGTTCGACCCGCCGGTGGTCGTCAAGCCAAACTCCACGACGCGGGGCGTCGGCGTGGCGAAGGTCGGCGACGCCGACTCCTATCTCGGCGTGACCGACTACCTCGATTTGGTTCACGACTACCGGGCGACCGGCGACAAGTCGTTTCTCGTGCAGGAGTACCTGCCCGACGCGACCGACTACCGCGCGATGGTCGTGGACGGCGAGTGCGTCGGCGGCGTCGAGCGCCGGATTCCGGACGACGCCGACAGCGACCGCTGGAAGCACAACGTCCACCGCGGCGCGGTCGCGACCGGCGTGGACCTGCCCCGCGACCTCCGGGCGCTCGCCGAGGAGACCGCCGCCGCGCTCGGCATCGACTACCTCGGCGTGGACCTCCTCGTGACCGACGAGCGGGCGGTGGTCAACGAGACCAACGCCCGGCCGACCATCGACGCCGCGACGAAGTACGACGACGGGTTCTACGACCTCCTCGGCGACCTGATTCGACGGACGGCCGAGCGAAGAAAAGACTGA
- a CDS encoding 50S ribosomal protein L16 produces MSDKPASMYREISKPPYTRREYITGIPGSKIAQHQMGDLEADQDDYSVQISLLTEEECQIRHGALEASRLSANRHLIKELGEKNYKMMLRKFPHHVIRENKQATGAGADRVSDGMRQAFGKVVGTAARIQRNDRIFTAWCTPEQAPVVKDALRRAYNKISPPCRVKVEKGEELLVS; encoded by the coding sequence ATGTCGGACAAACCCGCCTCGATGTACCGGGAAATTAGCAAGCCGCCGTACACCCGACGCGAGTACATCACCGGCATCCCCGGTTCGAAGATTGCACAGCACCAGATGGGCGACCTCGAAGCCGACCAAGACGACTACTCCGTCCAGATCAGCCTTCTCACCGAGGAGGAGTGCCAAATTCGCCACGGCGCGCTCGAAGCCTCGCGCCTGTCGGCTAACCGCCACCTCATCAAGGAACTCGGCGAGAAGAACTACAAGATGATGCTCCGCAAGTTCCCCCACCACGTCATCCGGGAGAACAAGCAGGCGACCGGCGCGGGTGCGGACCGCGTCTCCGACGGGATGCGACAGGCGTTCGGGAAGGTCGTCGGCACCGCCGCCCGCATCCAGCGCAACGACCGCATCTTCACCGCGTGGTGTACCCCCGAGCAGGCACCCGTCGTGAAGGACGCGCTCCGCCGCGCGTACAACAAGATTTCGCCGCCGTGCCGCGTCAAGGTCGAGAAGGGCGAAGAACTGCTCGTTTCGTAG
- a CDS encoding HNH endonuclease: MNDVFRIGDRYRDKGSPNVPADEFLRPIRGSLDAGIKNTGGIRELSSNVADHPAALVLVSNDDGVSQHADPWQDLLATSLGRIDYWGDAKRGTPYDESAQNRKVKRAFDAAAKGNREEVPPVLVFRKPEPGVVAFCGLCVPDYFEVKRYTDDEENRIPNYRFHFTVLNTATVSPTWLHDRVRSNSDERAPEVWREWVRTGEAKQWPTGEVVSDASGTHRRGWTRPRDESRERDGTRRRGGTVGRYEREEVAVSDRFRRAVLDRYGNECVVTGIDEPPLLDLAHVVPRSECPESAEDPENALVLNPLHHRAFDADLFTLDAERRIRASPSFDPGHPFLRETVVERQGEVVSVPEGARLGEEYLATRNSGLRWL; encoded by the coding sequence ATGAACGACGTGTTCCGAATCGGCGACCGGTACCGGGACAAGGGGAGTCCGAACGTCCCCGCCGACGAGTTCCTGCGCCCGATTCGCGGGTCGCTGGACGCCGGAATCAAGAACACGGGCGGGATTCGGGAGTTGAGTTCGAACGTGGCCGACCACCCCGCGGCGCTCGTCCTCGTCTCGAACGACGACGGCGTGTCCCAACACGCCGACCCGTGGCAGGACCTCCTCGCGACTTCGCTCGGTCGCATCGACTACTGGGGCGACGCCAAGCGCGGGACCCCCTACGACGAGTCGGCCCAGAACCGGAAGGTCAAGCGCGCGTTCGACGCCGCCGCGAAGGGGAACCGCGAGGAGGTCCCGCCCGTCCTCGTGTTCCGCAAGCCCGAGCCGGGAGTCGTGGCGTTCTGTGGACTCTGTGTCCCGGACTACTTCGAGGTGAAACGGTACACGGACGACGAGGAGAACCGGATTCCGAACTACCGGTTTCACTTCACGGTCCTGAACACCGCCACCGTCTCGCCGACGTGGCTCCACGACCGCGTCCGGTCGAACAGCGACGAGCGAGCGCCCGAGGTCTGGCGCGAGTGGGTCCGAACCGGCGAGGCGAAGCAGTGGCCGACCGGCGAAGTCGTGAGCGACGCGAGCGGGACACACCGGCGGGGTTGGACTCGACCGCGGGACGAGAGTCGGGAACGGGACGGAACTCGCCGACGAGGAGGGACCGTCGGGCGGTACGAGCGCGAGGAGGTCGCGGTCAGCGACCGGTTCCGGCGCGCGGTACTGGACAGGTACGGGAACGAGTGCGTCGTGACGGGAATCGACGAGCCACCCCTGCTCGACCTCGCGCACGTCGTACCCCGGAGCGAGTGTCCGGAGTCGGCCGAGGACCCGGAGAACGCGCTCGTGTTGAATCCGCTCCATCACCGAGCCTTCGACGCCGACCTGTTCACGCTCGATGCGGAGCGCCGGATTCGGGCCAGTCCGTCGTTCGACCCCGGCCACCCGTTCCTCCGGGAGACCGTCGTCGAGCGGCAGGGTGAGGTGGTGTCGGTGCCCGAGGGCGCTCGACTGGGCGAGGAGTATCTGGCGACGCGAAATTCGGGGTTACGCTGGCTGTAG
- a CDS encoding ABC transporter permease, producing MSRKSASLLTKTQRRRLRNDFEELNENKKRRDQQRIRDRLQAGTFDFRLLADLSDRQLELAFDDASDEELRAALSDAYLTVERIRELREYDRDDLIETARVRRDEYAADGDDAGSLATLELRTEAEVRDATETETEARLTGSRWTKYANAVMALGAAGFALSAVLWSLDQLFGTSLWAGNNALVVTVFVLIFLGLSGWTLIMGANVLKHDVSPYVRRLLDEQLSS from the coding sequence ATGAGTCGGAAATCGGCGTCGCTCCTCACCAAGACCCAACGGCGACGCCTCAGGAACGACTTCGAGGAGTTGAACGAGAACAAGAAACGGCGCGACCAACAGCGCATCCGCGACCGATTGCAGGCCGGGACGTTCGACTTTCGACTCCTCGCCGACCTTTCGGACAGACAGCTCGAACTGGCGTTCGACGACGCCTCGGACGAGGAGCTTCGGGCGGCGCTCTCCGACGCGTATCTCACCGTCGAGCGCATCCGCGAACTCCGGGAGTACGACCGCGACGACCTGATAGAAACCGCCCGCGTTCGCCGCGACGAGTACGCGGCCGACGGCGACGACGCGGGTTCGCTCGCTACCCTCGAACTCCGGACCGAGGCCGAGGTGCGAGACGCCACCGAAACCGAGACCGAAGCGCGGTTGACGGGGAGTCGCTGGACGAAGTACGCGAACGCCGTCATGGCCCTCGGTGCCGCGGGATTCGCACTCAGTGCCGTCCTGTGGTCGCTTGACCAACTGTTCGGGACGAGCCTCTGGGCGGGAAACAACGCTCTCGTCGTGACTGTCTTCGTTCTCATCTTCTTGGGTCTGTCGGGGTGGACGCTCATCATGGGCGCGAACGTCCTGAAACACGACGTTAGCCCCTACGTCAGACGGCTGTTGGACGAGCAACTGTCTTCGTAA
- a CDS encoding aldo/keto reductase has translation MVEVSENRSDTFDIGGELTVHRLAYGAMRLTGEEIIGPPDDEEQAREVLQRAVEMNVDFVDTADSYGPGVSERIVREAIDPEEVVVGTKAGLLRNRSGDWIPHGDPDYFRNQVLCSRDRLGVESIDLYHLHTPDVDCSFEDAVNTFAELKDDGLVDHVGLSNVSVEQLDEAREMVEIATVQNEYNVGNRDHEDVLEACEEAGIGFVSYFPIGGGELGDKESVLEDVADDRDATPRQVALAWLLQHSPVTIPIPGTSSVDHLEQNVAASALELSDDEMARLDE, from the coding sequence ATGGTCGAAGTCAGCGAGAACCGGAGCGACACGTTCGACATCGGCGGCGAGTTGACGGTCCATCGCCTCGCGTACGGCGCGATGCGACTCACGGGCGAGGAGATAATCGGCCCGCCGGACGACGAGGAGCAAGCCCGCGAGGTCCTCCAGCGCGCGGTCGAGATGAACGTCGATTTCGTGGACACCGCCGACTCCTACGGACCGGGAGTCAGCGAGCGAATCGTCCGGGAAGCCATCGACCCCGAGGAGGTCGTCGTCGGGACCAAGGCCGGACTCCTGCGCAATCGGTCTGGCGACTGGATTCCCCACGGCGACCCCGACTACTTCCGGAATCAGGTCCTCTGTAGCCGCGACCGCCTCGGCGTCGAGAGCATCGACCTCTACCATTTGCACACCCCGGACGTGGACTGCTCGTTCGAGGACGCGGTCAACACCTTCGCCGAGTTGAAAGACGACGGACTCGTGGACCACGTCGGCCTGAGCAACGTCTCGGTCGAGCAGTTGGACGAGGCCCGCGAGATGGTCGAAATCGCGACGGTCCAGAACGAGTACAACGTCGGCAACCGCGACCACGAGGACGTACTGGAAGCCTGCGAGGAGGCCGGTATCGGCTTCGTCTCCTACTTCCCCATCGGCGGCGGCGAGTTGGGCGACAAGGAGTCCGTACTGGAAGATGTGGCCGACGACCGCGACGCGACGCCCCGGCAGGTCGCGCTGGCGTGGCTCCTCCAGCACTCGCCGGTGACGATTCCGATTCCGGGGACCTCCAGCGTGGACCACTTGGAGCAGAACGTCGCGGCCTCCGCGCTCGAACTGTCGGACGACGAGATGGCGCGACTCGACGAGTAA
- a CDS encoding VOC family protein, which produces MELREVAIFTDDVRTTAKFYERVVGEPEVAEESMALFDVEGVDVLVHETYDPAPGDLPCEDHYTFAVADVDEKFARLSETNLAVHREPADYDWGRSAYLRHPDGRIVEITSA; this is translated from the coding sequence ATGGAACTGCGCGAGGTCGCCATCTTCACCGACGACGTGCGGACGACTGCGAAGTTCTACGAGCGCGTCGTCGGCGAACCCGAAGTCGCCGAGGAGTCGATGGCGCTCTTCGACGTGGAGGGCGTGGACGTTCTCGTCCACGAGACCTACGACCCCGCGCCGGGCGACCTCCCGTGCGAGGACCACTACACGTTCGCCGTCGCCGACGTGGACGAGAAGTTCGCCCGCCTCTCGGAGACGAATCTCGCGGTCCACCGCGAACCGGCCGACTACGACTGGGGTCGGTCGGCGTACCTGCGCCACCCCGACGGGCGCATCGTGGAGATTACCTCGGCGTAG
- a CDS encoding metal-dependent hydrolase, whose translation MMATTHALFGMALGAVALFVAPEYATVAIAAGGVGGLFPDLDLAGDHRKDLHFPVYYSLAAVPALALAALAPSAVTIAVGAFLSSAALHSASDAFGGGLELRPWEATSDEAVYDHFNGRWIRPRRWIRYDGAPEDLLAAAVFAVPGVLYTDQLQAVVLALLGVSAGYTLVRKRLVDLGENVADRLPSAVAAQLLED comes from the coding sequence ATGATGGCGACTACCCACGCCCTGTTCGGGATGGCGCTCGGAGCGGTCGCGCTGTTCGTCGCGCCCGAGTACGCCACCGTGGCCATCGCGGCGGGGGGCGTCGGCGGACTGTTCCCCGACCTCGACCTCGCGGGCGACCACCGGAAGGACCTCCACTTCCCGGTGTACTACTCGCTCGCGGCGGTTCCGGCGCTTGCGCTCGCCGCGCTCGCGCCGTCCGCGGTCACGATTGCGGTCGGGGCCTTCCTCTCCTCGGCGGCGCTTCACTCCGCCAGCGACGCGTTCGGCGGCGGTCTCGAACTCCGGCCGTGGGAGGCGACCTCCGACGAAGCGGTGTACGACCACTTCAACGGGCGATGGATTCGACCCCGACGTTGGATTCGCTACGACGGCGCGCCAGAGGACCTACTCGCGGCGGCGGTGTTCGCGGTGCCGGGCGTGCTGTACACCGACCAGTTGCAGGCGGTCGTCCTCGCGCTGTTGGGCGTCTCGGCAGGCTACACGCTCGTTCGGAAGCGTCTCGTGGACCTCGGTGAGAACGTTGCGGACCGACTGCCTTCGGCCGTCGCCGCGCAACTGCTGGAGGACTGA
- a CDS encoding ABC transporter permease subunit encodes MTDLGSVVGVVRQDLLDVRRARLMQAVLGLYVLFVGVIFVGVALTEGQTVHTAIQLTVVVGFLFVPLVSLLASYLAIAGERDSGTIRFLLGYPLERSDVLLGKYVSRFGLVAVAVGLAFLVAGAASMQLFDRPRLDTVATFGGLTLLFAGSYVGVGVAVSAVSDSRSRAMTNTVAMYFVFTLLWSRISPVTVPQVIAGGADLLLGVQFSGGLWRVFTALSPTESYFRSLQLLPGSAFETSGSVSGVTVVAVLLAWMVVPPALGYLSFARADID; translated from the coding sequence GTGACCGACCTCGGGTCGGTGGTCGGCGTCGTCAGACAGGACCTGCTGGACGTTCGGCGAGCGCGACTGATGCAAGCGGTCCTCGGACTCTACGTCCTCTTCGTCGGCGTCATCTTCGTCGGCGTCGCGCTCACCGAGGGCCAGACGGTCCACACAGCGATTCAACTGACGGTGGTCGTCGGGTTCCTGTTCGTGCCGCTGGTGTCGCTGCTCGCGAGCTACCTCGCCATCGCGGGCGAACGCGACTCCGGGACGATTCGGTTCCTGCTGGGTTACCCGCTTGAACGGAGCGACGTGCTACTCGGTAAGTACGTCTCCCGATTCGGTCTCGTCGCAGTGGCGGTGGGTCTCGCCTTCCTCGTCGCCGGGGCCGCGTCGATGCAGTTGTTCGACCGGCCGCGACTCGACACGGTCGCGACCTTCGGTGGGCTGACGCTCCTGTTCGCGGGGTCGTACGTGGGCGTCGGCGTCGCCGTCTCCGCCGTGAGCGACAGTCGAAGCCGAGCGATGACGAACACGGTCGCGATGTACTTCGTGTTCACCCTCCTCTGGTCGCGCATCTCGCCCGTCACCGTCCCGCAGGTTATCGCCGGTGGGGCGGACTTACTACTCGGCGTCCAGTTCTCGGGCGGACTCTGGCGGGTCTTCACCGCGCTGAGTCCCACGGAGTCGTACTTCCGGTCGCTCCAACTCCTCCCCGGCAGCGCGTTCGAGACGAGCGGGTCGGTCAGTGGCGTCACCGTGGTCGCCGTACTTCTCGCGTGGATGGTCGTCCCGCCTGCACTCGGCTACCTGTCGTTCGCCCGCGCCGACATCGACTGA
- a CDS encoding zinc ribbon domain-containing protein translates to MGDPACYLDFCPECDAQVTIADEECPDCGTEIEET, encoded by the coding sequence ATGGGAGACCCGGCCTGCTACCTCGACTTCTGCCCCGAGTGCGACGCGCAGGTGACTATCGCCGACGAGGAGTGCCCCGACTGCGGAACCGAAATCGAAGAGACCTAG
- the fer gene encoding ferredoxin Fer: MESPFDVLLVDEDADDEEVEQAYRRRVKEAHPDQGGSVEEFQAVRRAYERIQAGYEPNGTEAETTASAGETDTGETNFGTGGERTASQPEPEPEPKPGQVSSDVEYLNYEVLSDFGWETDDDDLFGKAAAAGLDDEDYGAFEVHPGESLLEAAEDRGFAWPFACRGGACANCAILLLDGELSMPASHVLPDELMDEGFRLSCNGMPITDELKVVYNVKHMPELDDLLLPPQPFENAYPNR; this comes from the coding sequence ATGGAGTCCCCGTTCGACGTGTTACTCGTCGATGAAGACGCCGACGACGAGGAGGTAGAGCAGGCGTACAGGCGGCGGGTGAAAGAAGCCCATCCGGACCAAGGCGGGTCGGTCGAGGAGTTCCAAGCGGTCCGGCGGGCCTACGAGCGGATTCAGGCGGGCTACGAGCCAAACGGGACTGAGGCCGAGACGACTGCGAGCGCGGGCGAGACCGACACCGGGGAGACAAATTTCGGGACGGGCGGCGAGCGCACCGCGTCCCAACCGGAACCAGAGCCGGAACCGAAACCGGGACAGGTCTCCTCGGATGTCGAGTATCTCAACTACGAGGTGCTGAGCGACTTCGGGTGGGAGACGGACGACGACGACCTCTTCGGGAAGGCGGCCGCGGCGGGCTTGGACGACGAGGACTACGGCGCGTTCGAGGTCCACCCCGGCGAGTCGCTACTGGAGGCCGCTGAGGACCGCGGATTCGCGTGGCCCTTCGCCTGCCGCGGCGGGGCGTGTGCGAACTGTGCCATCTTACTCCTCGACGGCGAGTTGTCGATGCCAGCCAGCCACGTCCTCCCCGACGAGTTGATGGATGAGGGTTTTCGGCTCTCGTGCAACGGGATGCCGATTACGGACGAACTGAAGGTCGTCTACAACGTCAAGCACATGCCCGAACTCGACGACCTGCTGTTGCCGCCCCAGCCGTTCGAGAACGCGTATCCGAATCGGTGA
- a CDS encoding Cdc6/Cdc18 family protein gives MGGLFSDVTDTIFLDKEVLEEEYQPDEILEREEEIDEYKSAFKDVLFGRNPSNVMLYGKAGVGKTAVTRYVLDELQTETDQREAADDLYVHRHNCNGDTMFSAVRTLVNGLLPDESASFPKKGLSTADALEEFYSQLDRLGGTHLVVLDEIDHLQDANELLYELPRARANDHIAEARIGVIGISNNYTFRQRLSAKVQDALKEEEISFSTYDANELRAILHDRAEKALSDDSYSNSAIAKAAAVAGRDTGSARQAIDLLRKGAEIAEGNDEPMVEDDHIGLAREAVKRGRLQDKIEDQSLHARLVLEAVAQLDHVGETPARSKEIMQMYRRVAAKRAEEPLTTLKSIQNHLSDLYMLGFLLRREENEGRKGGSYHEYDLDMDPDVVFEVCDELDEEEAV, from the coding sequence ATGGGCGGGCTGTTCAGCGACGTGACGGACACCATCTTCCTCGACAAGGAAGTCCTCGAAGAGGAGTACCAGCCGGACGAAATCCTCGAACGCGAAGAGGAGATAGACGAGTACAAATCCGCGTTCAAAGACGTGCTGTTCGGTCGCAACCCCTCGAACGTGATGCTCTACGGGAAGGCGGGCGTGGGCAAGACCGCGGTGACGCGCTACGTCTTGGACGAGTTACAGACCGAGACCGACCAGCGCGAGGCGGCCGACGACCTCTACGTCCACCGCCACAACTGCAACGGCGACACGATGTTCAGCGCGGTCCGGACCTTGGTGAACGGACTCCTCCCCGACGAGAGCGCGTCGTTCCCGAAGAAGGGCCTCTCGACGGCCGACGCCTTGGAGGAGTTCTACAGCCAACTCGACCGCCTCGGCGGCACTCACCTCGTGGTGTTGGACGAAATCGACCACCTCCAAGACGCCAACGAACTGCTGTACGAACTCCCCCGCGCTCGCGCGAACGACCACATCGCCGAGGCTCGCATCGGCGTCATCGGCATCAGCAACAACTACACCTTCCGCCAGCGCCTCTCGGCGAAGGTCCAAGACGCGCTCAAGGAGGAGGAAATCTCGTTTTCGACCTACGACGCCAACGAACTCAGAGCAATTCTCCACGACCGCGCCGAGAAAGCCCTCTCGGACGACAGCTACTCGAACAGCGCCATCGCCAAGGCCGCCGCGGTCGCGGGCCGCGACACCGGGAGCGCCCGACAGGCCATCGACCTCCTCCGGAAGGGCGCGGAAATCGCGGAGGGCAACGACGAACCGATGGTCGAGGACGACCACATCGGCCTCGCCCGCGAGGCGGTCAAGCGCGGCCGCCTACAGGACAAAATCGAGGACCAGTCGCTGCACGCCCGCCTCGTCCTCGAAGCGGTCGCCCAACTCGACCACGTCGGCGAGACGCCCGCCCGCTCGAAGGAGATCATGCAGATGTACCGGCGCGTCGCCGCCAAGCGCGCCGAGGAGCCACTGACCACGCTCAAGAGCATCCAGAACCACCTCAGCGACCTCTACATGCTCGGGTTCCTCCTCCGGCGCGAGGAGAACGAGGGCCGGAAGGGCGGGTCGTACCACGAGTACGACCTCGACATGGACCCCGACGTAGTGTTCGAGGTCTGCGACGAACTGGACGAAGAAGAGGCGGTGTAG
- a CDS encoding CHY zinc finger protein, which produces MERNIHGQSIRGVEVGPETRCAHYDSERDVVALRFACCEAYFPCFRCHDAVADHEAERLSVESGEAAVLCGVCGSGLTPREFVDGEHRCPDCGAAFNPGCGDHYDLYFEFEE; this is translated from the coding sequence ATGGAACGGAACATTCACGGGCAGTCGATCCGCGGCGTCGAGGTCGGCCCGGAGACGCGATGCGCTCACTACGATTCGGAGCGTGACGTGGTCGCCCTGCGATTCGCCTGCTGTGAGGCGTATTTCCCCTGTTTCCGGTGTCACGACGCCGTGGCGGACCACGAGGCCGAGCGCCTGTCGGTCGAGAGTGGAGAGGCGGCGGTGCTGTGCGGCGTCTGCGGTTCGGGGTTGACGCCCCGCGAATTCGTGGACGGCGAGCATCGGTGTCCGGACTGCGGCGCGGCGTTCAATCCGGGCTGTGGGGACCACTACGACCTGTATTTCGAGTTCGAGGAGTAG